TATGTTGTCGTTAGTTAATTATAAGGATATACTCCTACCATTAGTCATGGAAAAGCAACGAATCGTACACAAAGTTGATGTCAATTCAGTTACAGGGCCTTATGTTTCCGCTCAACCTTCTAATAAAGTTGGCAGCTTACTTGGGGATGATCCATGTGCTaatttgccaaatttcGGGGTGGTTTTAGTGAAATCACCATCATCGATTGCCCAACTTTGGGATGAATATACCAAGATTCCGTCAGAGTGGCCAGTCGCAGATATATTGGCTTTTACGCAGCAACAAGGGGTGGCAGATAACAATTCAAATGTCGATTTGATCGCCAAGAGGAAAACTTCCATACGACGTCTTGAACAACTCCTCGGATCATCATGGagaaatgatgataagAACCTATCACGCCAGATTAACCGcaggaagaagatctggaaagcaattgaagaaggcgTGCAGGATGGGCTATCATTGCAGGATTGCTTCCtgattttggaaaattaCGCGCAAGAGCGTGGTAAGGGTTTAAGTTGGTACTATAATGGAGTACCTTTCCGATTAATAGATATGACGTCCAAAATTAATCGAGTTCTAAGCTAaaaatattctttctcttcgaGCACATTTTTGTGTCAATTATTCGGCGCGTCAGTAATTCAGCCCTGTTCATAATAAAAGTTTCTACTATAGAAGTCGAATAAAAACAATTCATTTAACTCAACGTAATTACAACTATTGCATACTTTGTGTTGAAGAGGTTAAGTGCCAGAAGCTTTCTTATGACTCGCGAGAGGCTAAGTTGTCTTATCGGTAAGTGAATTATTCTACCATTTTTGTGATTTTAATTCAAATTACTAACTAATTATCAGTCGGTGATACGCCAGCAGCACAGCTGTTGGGCTGGAGATTAAGCTTAGGAAGTTCTTTTATTATCTTGGCTTCTCAATATGTCTCGAGCGATGGACTAGTCGCCTGGAAGTCCTCTAGATTAGGCGCCAATTTCTACACACCGAATATTTTTGTTAAAAGTGTTAAGGAATTACCTTCAAAGCTTTTAGATTCTGAACATGGTACTTGTAGGTACCCTATCGATATAATGATAATTGCTGGAATATCCATTGCTGCTCTGGAGGAAAGCTGTCACATTTTATCGAAGTTTGTCACCAAAGATACAACGGTTCTTATGAGCGCTGACTTTGGTTGCGAGTTGGAGAAGATTGCTTTGAAAACGATGGGTGACCGTTGCAAATGTGTCCTATCTATTGCTTGTGATGTTGAATGCCGGCAGTTATCTTTAGGGTCATATGCGCTGGTCAATGACGACAATTGTGAGATCTATTTTGGTATAACCTACTCTCCACAAAACTATGCAAACGACTTGCTATTTGTTCAAAACGAAGAGAAGGTACTTGTGGAGTTGAATGAGAGTAGTGGTTCTACTATCAGCCGCATGATCTCTCAGTTGGAGGCGACACAATGGATGAAGGTAAAACTTTTAAAAGACTCTCAAAAGATGGCCTTAAAACTTTGGCAACTCATCATTCCCAAGATCTCTCTGAATATTCTCTCGATAATATATGAGCAGTTCGATTATGAAAAAATGCTAGAGAACAAGTCAACAGAAATTATTTTCAAAGGTCTAGTTCATGAATTGCTGGATATATGCTCTGCACAATGCAAATCCAAAGTAGAGGAATTCTTGATGGAATccgaagaagatttgaaggataGAGAAGTCAATTTTATGAAGGTAATTGAACAGTGTAAGACAAAGAGAATGGAGCTGATTACTACTACGGCTAATGAATACCCGGAGTATTTATTCCTTCCGTTTGAATCATATTGTTTCTATCATCGTTTTGAATATCCTGCTCAAGTGCTTCTATACCAGCCAATATTGCtggctgaagaatttaACGTATCGTGTtccaatttgaattttctttATGGATTTTACACTAGGCTATTATCTCTGAGTGGTTTATCAATCAATGGGGGTAGGCTGGATCAGGATGCATCAAGATTAAATGATAGACTAGCTGGAttctcgtcatcttctAGCCTCTCTAGCAACAAGaagctcaagaagaagcagaaaagCCGAAGTGATAAGAACAAGGCTAGAAGCCGAGAcacatcttccaaagcGTATGTAGGTCAAGGCATATTTGCAGTGGCCTCTCCAGCTGGCGCAGATTACAAGTTGCCTTTGGGAGCAGATCAATTGCGCAATGGCGCCAACTTTAAGGCTTCCAATTCAGCGAATGGATCAAGTGTCACAATTAATGATGAGAGCACCGGCTTATCAGATAGCGACAGCGAAGAAGTTACAGGGAATTCGCGgatcgaagaaagagaagtaGATGGTCAGAACTCATTTGATCCATTAGGGCCCTCCCGAAGATCTCAAATTTTCGGAAGCAGGTCAAATACTGCTAGCGTCGATCAGTTCAGACATTTCACAAAAAGTTACTCTCAGAGTGATCTTTGTGAATTGAGTACCACTACAGTCCCCCAATTCTCTAGAAAATTTTACTCAAAGCCTTATGAGCTTATGCCAATGAGTCTAAGAGGTTCAAGCAGTGCTGCGCAAAGCCTTAACTTCAGCAGAGCTTCGAAACCCAGCAACATGTCAAGTTTGGAGCTACAACTTCGCTCTAGTAATGATCTTGCTGCAAGTGGGTACCCAGATATGTACAAGCGATTATCTGATCTAAGCATTTCTCCTGAAGACCAAGCTGAACACAACGCAAGGCGCAAGCAATACGGTCCTTTTGAGAAGCAATTGTGGCAGTTCCAAAGACGTCGTCACATAAAGAATGGTACCATCCCCCGTCTCAAAGTGAATCCCTATGATGACCTGCTAAGTCACATTGAGATCCTCTGTGGGGAGCACAATAACGAAATCGTCCGTTTTACTACCAGCAGATACGGCGATCTAGACCTCTACGCATCAATCCAACGGGACAAGGACCACATAGTCTCGTTATTCGAAAGAGGCCCACAGCTCAGCAGGAAACGCCCCATCAAGGATTCAAGCAAGGACACAATGGGGCTCGGAAAGTTACCGCATTCACGCTGATCTTCAATGAGGTTCCACATCGATGCATGAGACAATAGAGGCCCTTAAATAGCTGATAGAACCAATTAataaatcttttcaagcCTCATTTACTTGCTTACTTGCGTTATAACCTTGGCGATAACGTACCCTGCATGCCAGACTCCGCGTAAAAATGATCTGACAGGTTTatcaaatcaattgttAGAAAAGATTTAAATAAAAGTTGGTTTCTGGAGTTAATTGAGTCTACTTAGTCTTCAATCCTTACAAATGTCATCGTTAGAAATGGAATTAGTAAGTTGTCTTAACGACTCGGgggaatttttcaccaatgatgGTGACAATGAGTTCTTTTCGAAGTCAATGACTACTGGTATGCCAGGTGAAGAAGGTGTAGATGAAAAGGAGCAGATGAGAATCTTAAACGATTTGTTCGGAACCCCTCGGATCCCTAGTGCTGAGGGTCATGAATATGATGCTTTCAGAAGGGATCAAGTGTCTTTTGACGTTCAGGGAGATGATTGTAATCAAGAGACACATTTGAGAAGCTCGATAGAAGGTACAGCCCCCTGTGAGAATACGCAAGAGTGTACCGATGGCAAGCCGGTGTTGTCTCGTAGAAGATCAAATCCATTTTACAGTCCTTCACGACAGATAATGGATCTcgtcaagaagaagaggaaaccCCGGCCGTctaatttgaagaagagccaaaCTAGTGCTACGGTGATGACTTTAAACCAGCTTTGCGGACGGTATAAAGTAGAAGGTAAAACGGATCGGTAAAATATCTGTATCATTCTATTTGTCTTGCTTCTGTTTAGAACATTAATTAATACACAAGGGTTCTTTTAATCGTACAAATCCTCGTCAAGTCTTGCGGCAGGATTTGTCTCGATGAAGTCCAAAGAAACCTTGTGACCCAATAGCTCTCTAATGTTTTGAACTTTGTATTTGATCATAGTTGGTCTCTCTAGAGATAGACCCCACCCTAGAACTCTCAAGCCTCTTGGTAGGCCCATGGATTCCAACATTTCTGGTCTGAACATACCGGAGTTACCGATTTCGACCCATTTGTGTAAACCTTCGTGCCATGAGAAGATCTCCATCGAAGGTTCAGTGTAAGGATTATAAGTTGGTTTGAAACGTAGACCAGTGACACCCATCTTTGCgaaaaattcttccatGAAATTAATCAAATCACCCAAAGTAATGTTGTAGTCTGCGAGAACACCTTCAACTTGGTGGAATTCTGCCAAATGGGTAGCATCGACAGCTTCATTACGGAAGACACGGTCAATCGAGAATAATCTGGTTGGTTTTGGGTCCTTGGCCAACTGATGCAACATTGCGGCAGAGATAGCTGTACTGTGCGTTCTAAGCACCAACTTTTGACACTCGGCTTCTTTCCAGTTGTAACGGTAACCGATCGAGTCGAATTTACCA
The window above is part of the Torulaspora delbrueckii CBS 1146 chromosome 3, complete genome genome. Proteins encoded here:
- the OSW2 gene encoding Osw2p (similar to Saccharomyces cerevisiae OSW2 (YLR054C); ancestral locus Anc_8.50) translates to MTRERLSCLIVGDTPAAQLLGWRLSLGSSFIILASQYVSSDGLVAWKSSRLGANFYTPNIFVKSVKELPSKLLDSEHGTCRYPIDIMIIAGISIAALEESCHILSKFVTKDTTVLMSADFGCELEKIALKTMGDRCKCVLSIACDVECRQLSLGSYALVNDDNCEIYFGITYSPQNYANDLLFVQNEEKVLVELNESSGSTISRMISQLEATQWMKVKLLKDSQKMALKLWQLIIPKISLNILSIIYEQFDYEKMLENKSTEIIFKGLVHELLDICSAQCKSKVEEFLMESEEDLKDREVNFMKVIEQCKTKRMELITTTANEYPEYLFLPFESYCFYHRFEYPAQVLLYQPILLAEEFNVSCSNLNFLYGFYTRLLSLSGLSINGGRLDQDASRLNDRLAGFSSSSSLSSNKKLKKKQKSRSDKNKARSRDTSSKAYVGQGIFAVASPAGADYKLPLGADQLRNGANFKASNSANGSSVTINDESTGLSDSDSEEVTGNSRIEEREVDGQNSFDPLGPSRRSQIFGSRSNTASVDQFRHFTKSYSQSDLCELSTTTVPQFSRKFYSKPYELMPMSLRGSSSAAQSLNFSRASKPSNMSSLELQLRSSNDLAASGYPDMYKRLSDLSISPEDQAEHNARRKQYGPFEKQLWQFQRRRHIKNGTIPRLKVNPYDDLLSHIEILCGEHNNEIVRFTTSRYGDLDLYASIQRDKDHIVSLFERGPQLSRKRPIKDSSKDTMGLGKLPHSR
- the TDEL0C00770 gene encoding uncharacterized protein (similar to Saccharomyces cerevisiae YLR053C; ancestral locus Anc_8.51); its protein translation is MSSLEMELVSCLNDSGEFFTNDGDNEFFSKSMTTGMPGEEGVDEKEQMRILNDLFGTPRIPSAEGHEYDAFRRDQVSFDVQGDDCNQETHLRSSIEGTAPCENTQECTDGKPVLSRRRSNPFYSPSRQIMDLVKKKRKPRPSNLKKSQTSATVMTLNQLCGRYKVEGKTDR
- the TDEL0C00750 gene encoding uncharacterized protein (ancestral locus Anc_8.49): MAAENDPQVHSDSPPRYIANSLAPLSPTATAGAHLLQLASGKDSVAPPLDDKYLDNSLFHYTSSFQARPQAEYFDFDERYMYHSDEENTQENEENIESNQLNLDDQVEFEPELSHEEENLESIMEKVNICKVELREMIEIIDRSVSCTIPYKSTGDETPAIAKELASMLSLVNYKDILLPLVMEKQRIVHKVDVNSVTGPYVSAQPSNKVGSLLGDDPCANLPNFGVVLVKSPSSIAQLWDEYTKIPSEWPVADILAFTQQQGVADNNSNVDLIAKRKTSIRRLEQLLGSSWRNDDKNLSRQINRRKKIWKAIEEGVQDGLSLQDCFLILENYAQERGKGLSWYYNGVPFRLIDMTSKINRVLS